A DNA window from Acidobacteriota bacterium contains the following coding sequences:
- a CDS encoding endopeptidase La codes for MESYETLPIVPLRDVVVFPHMMIPFVVGRPSSTRALEYALASDKRIFLAAQRDAANDDPSPQDVYTMGCIANIVQSLRLPDGNVKVLVEGVDRARAIEWKDDKGFHRVVVKVLAAGRDSADDLDEAMAKVSSQFEQYVKLSNNPQYETMINAVRVDDPSKLADTIAGHLAIGVDEKQNLLEIVSPLERLTRIGSILDGEVEKLQVDRRVQSRVKKQMEKAQKEYYLNEKMKAIQKELGRKEDRGNEVDDLRKKIQKAKMPKDVEEKALQELKRLEAMPPMSAEATVSRNYLDWLIAVPWFKKTRESRDLKRAEQILNEDHYGLDKIKDRILEFLAVRSLVKKPKGTILTLTGPPGVGKTSLAKSIARATRRKFVRLSLGGVRDEAEVRGHRRTYIGAFPGQIIQMMKKAGTMNPVFLLDEVDKMSMDFRGDPSAALLEVLDPEQNNTFLDHYLDVEYDLSHVMFVCTANVLHTVPQALRDRMEVLELSGYTELEKTEIAKRFLLPKTLKATGLTTDNATFTTDAYETIIRRYTREAGVRNLEREIASVCRKVARQVVDQGTTFSTEVNATSITEYLGVPKFRPTDAGERNEIGIATGLAWTEAGGELLLTESTLMPGRGQLTLTGKLGDVMQESAQAAMSYVRAKAEEFGIPKEFNRKTDVHVHVPEGAIPKDGPSAGITITTALVSTLTRIPTRRDVAMTGEITLRGKVLPIGGVKEKVLAAHRANLKTIILPRDNEKDLADIPKSVLDAVDLHMVDTMDEVLKLALTENPTPKLPALEAEKVEPVAEDQTTH; via the coding sequence ATGGAGTCTTACGAAACCCTGCCGATCGTGCCGCTACGGGACGTCGTCGTGTTCCCGCACATGATGATCCCGTTCGTTGTCGGACGCCCCTCGTCCACGAGGGCGCTGGAGTACGCGCTGGCGAGTGACAAGCGGATCTTCCTCGCGGCGCAGCGCGACGCGGCGAACGACGATCCCAGCCCCCAGGACGTCTACACGATGGGGTGCATCGCCAACATCGTCCAGAGCCTGCGTCTGCCCGACGGCAACGTGAAGGTACTGGTCGAGGGCGTCGATCGCGCGCGGGCGATCGAGTGGAAAGACGACAAGGGCTTCCATCGCGTAGTCGTCAAGGTGCTCGCGGCAGGCCGTGATTCAGCCGACGATCTCGACGAAGCGATGGCGAAGGTCAGCTCGCAGTTCGAACAGTACGTGAAGCTGTCGAACAACCCGCAGTACGAGACGATGATCAACGCGGTTCGGGTCGACGACCCGAGCAAGCTGGCCGACACCATCGCCGGCCACCTCGCGATCGGCGTCGACGAAAAGCAGAATCTGCTCGAGATCGTTTCTCCGCTCGAGCGCCTTACGCGTATCGGCAGCATTCTCGACGGCGAGGTCGAGAAGCTCCAGGTCGACCGCCGAGTGCAGTCCCGCGTGAAGAAGCAGATGGAGAAAGCGCAGAAGGAGTACTACCTCAACGAGAAGATGAAGGCGATCCAGAAGGAGCTGGGTCGCAAGGAGGATCGCGGCAACGAAGTGGACGACCTGCGCAAGAAGATCCAGAAGGCGAAGATGCCGAAGGACGTGGAGGAAAAGGCGCTGCAGGAACTGAAGCGCCTCGAGGCGATGCCGCCGATGTCAGCGGAGGCGACCGTCTCACGCAACTATCTCGACTGGCTGATCGCGGTTCCCTGGTTCAAGAAGACACGCGAGAGCCGCGACCTGAAGCGCGCCGAGCAGATCCTGAACGAAGATCACTACGGCCTGGACAAGATCAAGGACCGCATTCTGGAGTTCCTCGCGGTCCGCTCGCTGGTCAAGAAGCCGAAAGGGACGATCCTGACGCTGACCGGCCCGCCCGGAGTCGGGAAGACATCACTCGCCAAGTCGATCGCACGGGCGACGCGGCGCAAGTTCGTCCGGCTGTCGCTCGGCGGCGTGCGCGACGAGGCTGAAGTGCGGGGTCACCGGCGAACCTACATCGGCGCGTTCCCGGGTCAGATCATCCAGATGATGAAGAAGGCGGGAACGATGAACCCGGTCTTCCTGCTCGACGAGGTCGACAAGATGTCGATGGACTTCCGCGGAGATCCGTCGGCCGCCCTCCTCGAGGTGCTCGATCCGGAGCAGAACAACACCTTCCTCGATCACTACCTCGACGTCGAGTACGACCTGTCGCACGTCATGTTCGTCTGCACGGCGAACGTCCTGCACACGGTGCCGCAGGCGCTCCGGGATCGGATGGAAGTGCTTGAACTGTCGGGCTACACCGAACTCGAGAAGACCGAGATCGCGAAGCGGTTCCTCCTGCCGAAGACGCTCAAGGCAACCGGCCTGACGACGGACAACGCCACGTTCACTACCGATGCCTACGAGACGATCATCCGCCGTTACACGCGCGAGGCGGGCGTTCGCAATCTGGAGCGCGAGATCGCTTCGGTCTGCCGGAAAGTCGCCCGCCAGGTGGTCGACCAGGGAACGACGTTCAGCACCGAAGTGAACGCGACGTCGATCACCGAGTATCTCGGCGTGCCGAAGTTCCGGCCGACCGATGCCGGGGAGCGGAACGAGATCGGCATCGCGACCGGCCTTGCGTGGACCGAAGCTGGCGGTGAGCTGCTGCTGACGGAGTCCACGCTCATGCCGGGCCGCGGCCAATTGACGCTGACCGGCAAGCTGGGCGACGTCATGCAGGAGTCGGCCCAGGCGGCGATGAGCTACGTACGGGCGAAAGCGGAGGAGTTCGGTATTCCGAAGGAGTTCAACCGGAAGACGGACGTCCACGTTCACGTCCCGGAGGGGGCCATTCCGAAGGACGGCCCGTCGGCCGGCATCACGATCACGACCGCGCTCGTTTCGACCCTCACCCGCATACCAACACGGCGCGACGTCGCGATGACCGGCGAAATAACGCTCCGGGGCAAGGTGCTGCCGATCGGCGGCGTCAAGGAGAAGGTGCTCGCCGCCCACCGGGCGAACCTCAAGACGATCATCCTGCCGAGGGACAACGAGAAGGATCTCGCCGACATCCCGAAGTCCGTGCTCGACGCGGTCGATCTCCACATGGTCGACACCATGGACGAGGTGCTGAAGCTCGCCCTGACCGAGAATCCCACCCCCAAGCTTCCGGCCCTCGAAGCCGAAAAGGTGGAGCCGGTCGCGGAGGATCAGACCACCCACTGA
- the ysxC gene encoding ribosome biogenesis GTP-binding protein YsxC gives MKILDAAFVTSVPADGRLPADCGPTVALVGRSNVGKSSLINALTGRRIARAGQKPGTTRLANLYALHTSEPGRKPQRVTLADLPGYGYARGGGNARRQFDELTRTFFSQLARPDTADRPVGTAWLAGALLVVDARHPGLGSDRDALAWLEDIGSPITVVATKIDRLSRSALAAARRAHPTALGVEVFPLSSRTGEGVRPVLAGLAAMLDA, from the coding sequence GTGAAGATCCTCGACGCCGCCTTCGTCACCAGCGTGCCGGCCGATGGGCGGCTGCCCGCCGACTGCGGGCCGACGGTAGCCCTCGTCGGCCGCTCGAACGTGGGCAAGTCGAGCCTGATCAACGCCCTGACCGGCCGCCGCATCGCCCGCGCCGGCCAGAAACCGGGCACGACTCGACTCGCCAATCTCTACGCGCTGCACACCAGCGAACCGGGACGCAAGCCGCAACGCGTGACCCTGGCCGACCTTCCCGGCTACGGCTACGCGCGGGGAGGCGGGAACGCCCGGCGTCAGTTCGACGAGCTGACCCGCACTTTCTTCAGCCAATTGGCCAGGCCGGACACCGCGGACCGGCCCGTCGGCACGGCCTGGCTTGCCGGCGCCCTGCTGGTCGTCGACGCGCGCCACCCCGGCCTGGGCAGTGACCGGGACGCGCTCGCCTGGCTCGAGGACATCGGTTCCCCGATCACGGTCGTCGCCACCAAGATCGACCGGCTCTCCCGGAGCGCGCTCGCCGCCGCCCGGCGCGCCCACCCAACGGCGCTTGGCGTTGAGGTCTTCCCGCTATCCAGCCGGACGGGCGAAGGAGTCCGCCCCGTTCTGGCCGGACTTGCCGCGATGCTCGACGCCTGA
- a CDS encoding TonB-dependent hemoglobin/transferrin/lactoferrin family receptor gives MVLTGRAGGARDVPALSVALLWALVVTLAEPFVALAQQEAAGAQAESEQEADATETTDDPLTFLDSVTVSATLRPAPVRDTPGMVSVIDADTIQERLAENFADLVKYEPGVYIESNVTRLGLNGFNIRGIGGNRVMTQVDGVQMSEQFDFAPFSVHQASLDVDALKSVEIVRSANSALYGSDALGGVVSLFTKDPADYLRGRNFHVGAKTTWDGRANDVSGNISLAGGNDRLQGSLFTSVNRGHEIRNMGTVETQDNTRTVPNPQDVRGAQFLAKLVYTASPGNVWRVAMERYDTRVDTEWLSDQGMVYLGPFRWNTVTSNALDTQARTRASLDHRLLGGWLDSISWRLYVQSNDTAQTVDRERLTFGAGPPVPLLRHGTLTYEQAGYGGSTQGQQWIGNQDDGMLLTFGASYKTDYFDILRDRTETHAVTGDPIPTDLILPTKYFPESEVVEGGAYLQGELQFGRFSLVPGVRIDHYALDANQADPVYVASLNPPASDFSDTAISPKLGIAARVSDVVTVHAQYAGGFRAPPYSDVNTGFTNPSASYTTLSNPDLLAETSDNLEVGIRTSFERASFGFTAFSNWYDNFIELTQLGFNSMTRLLEFQSQNLEEAEIQGIELRGEAYLTDNLMLRGSYAWIEGAEILKDAAVAPIATQTPLGSIAPDEGVVGIRYAPPSNRWGGELSIRLVESYQGAPGENQFAPQAYQVVDLVGFVSLADDLRLRLGALNLTNSTYFEWWNVRGRLANDPVIDRYSSPGLSVIGSLAYDW, from the coding sequence ATGGTGTTAACAGGCCGAGCCGGTGGGGCACGCGACGTCCCCGCGCTCAGCGTCGCCCTGCTCTGGGCTCTCGTCGTAACCCTCGCGGAACCCTTCGTGGCATTGGCCCAGCAGGAAGCCGCGGGCGCGCAGGCCGAGAGCGAGCAGGAAGCCGACGCTACGGAGACGACCGACGATCCGCTCACATTCCTGGACTCCGTAACCGTCAGCGCGACGCTCCGGCCCGCACCGGTGCGCGATACGCCCGGCATGGTGTCGGTAATCGACGCCGACACGATCCAGGAACGCCTGGCCGAGAACTTCGCCGACCTCGTCAAGTACGAGCCGGGCGTCTACATCGAGAGTAACGTCACCCGGCTCGGCTTGAACGGCTTCAATATCCGCGGCATCGGCGGCAACCGCGTGATGACGCAGGTGGACGGCGTCCAGATGTCGGAGCAGTTCGACTTCGCGCCGTTCAGCGTGCATCAGGCCAGTCTCGATGTGGATGCCCTCAAGTCCGTCGAGATCGTCCGTAGCGCCAATTCGGCGCTCTACGGCAGCGACGCGCTCGGCGGTGTCGTTTCGCTCTTCACAAAGGATCCGGCCGACTACCTTCGTGGCCGGAACTTCCACGTCGGCGCCAAGACGACGTGGGACGGCCGCGCCAACGACGTGAGCGGCAACATCTCACTGGCCGGCGGCAACGACCGGCTGCAGGGATCGCTTTTCACGAGCGTGAACCGCGGACACGAGATCCGGAACATGGGTACCGTAGAGACGCAGGACAACACCCGTACCGTGCCTAATCCGCAGGATGTCCGCGGGGCGCAGTTCCTCGCCAAGCTGGTCTACACGGCCTCGCCGGGCAACGTCTGGCGCGTGGCGATGGAGCGGTACGACACGCGCGTCGACACGGAGTGGCTGTCGGATCAGGGAATGGTCTACCTCGGACCCTTCCGGTGGAACACGGTCACGTCGAATGCCCTCGATACCCAGGCTCGCACACGCGCGTCGCTCGACCACAGGCTGCTGGGCGGCTGGCTCGATTCAATATCGTGGCGTTTGTACGTCCAGTCGAACGACACCGCCCAGACCGTCGACCGCGAGCGGCTGACGTTCGGCGCCGGCCCGCCGGTCCCGCTGTTGCGCCACGGCACGCTCACCTACGAGCAGGCGGGCTACGGCGGCTCGACCCAGGGCCAGCAGTGGATCGGCAACCAGGACGACGGGATGCTCCTCACGTTCGGGGCCAGTTACAAGACCGACTACTTCGACATACTGCGCGACCGGACGGAAACCCACGCCGTCACCGGCGACCCGATCCCGACCGACCTGATCCTGCCGACCAAGTACTTCCCGGAGAGCGAGGTGGTGGAAGGAGGCGCGTACCTGCAGGGAGAACTGCAGTTCGGCCGATTCAGCCTGGTGCCCGGCGTTCGCATCGATCACTATGCGCTCGACGCGAACCAGGCAGACCCGGTCTACGTCGCCAGCCTCAATCCGCCGGCGTCGGACTTCTCCGACACGGCGATATCGCCGAAGCTCGGCATCGCCGCCCGTGTATCCGACGTCGTAACGGTGCATGCCCAGTACGCCGGCGGCTTCCGGGCGCCCCCCTACAGCGACGTGAACACCGGCTTTACGAACCCGAGCGCCAGCTACACAACCCTTTCCAACCCCGATTTGCTCGCCGAGACGAGCGACAACCTCGAGGTGGGAATCCGGACCTCTTTCGAGCGGGCCAGTTTCGGCTTTACCGCGTTTTCCAATTGGTACGACAACTTCATCGAGCTGACCCAACTCGGTTTCAATTCGATGACCCGGTTGCTCGAGTTCCAGAGTCAGAACCTGGAGGAGGCGGAGATCCAGGGAATCGAGTTGCGCGGCGAGGCGTACCTCACGGACAACCTGATGCTCCGCGGCAGCTACGCATGGATCGAGGGCGCCGAGATCCTGAAGGACGCCGCCGTGGCGCCGATCGCCACCCAGACGCCACTCGGATCGATCGCGCCCGACGAGGGCGTGGTGGGCATCCGGTACGCCCCGCCATCGAACCGCTGGGGCGGCGAACTGTCCATCCGGTTGGTCGAGTCGTACCAGGGCGCGCCCGGAGAGAATCAGTTTGCCCCTCAGGCCTATCAGGTTGTCGACCTGGTGGGCTTCGTGTCACTTGCCGACGATCTCCGGCTGCGTCTGGGTGCTCTCAACCTGACCAACAGCACCTACTTCGAGTGGTGGAACGTCCGCGGCCGCCTTGCGAACGACCCCGTCATCGATCGCTATTCCAGCCCTGGCCTGAGCGTCATCGGGTCGCTGGCATACGACTGGTAG
- the rpmE gene encoding 50S ribosomal protein L31, with the protein MRVEIHPEYHEVDVRCACGATWKTRSTKQQLHLEICSSCHPFFTGKQKLVDTEGRVDRFRKRFGEVTVASRRKQQRARR; encoded by the coding sequence GTGAGGGTCGAGATTCACCCGGAATACCATGAGGTCGACGTCCGGTGCGCCTGCGGCGCCACCTGGAAGACCCGGTCGACCAAGCAGCAGCTCCACCTGGAGATCTGCTCCTCCTGCCATCCCTTCTTCACCGGCAAGCAGAAACTGGTCGATACCGAAGGCCGCGTCGATCGCTTCCGGAAGCGCTTCGGCGAGGTGACGGTCGCGAGCCGGCGCAAACAGCAGCGCGCCCGCCGTTGA
- a CDS encoding CoA-acylating methylmalonate-semialdehyde dehydrogenase has translation MKLKLFVNGRLVDSRASGIDVTDPATQEVICEVPFATTDEVDDAVQGAKAAFRTWRDVPTPERARLLFAYQDILKKNQDDIARLLCRDTGKTWEDARGEVWRGIEVVEHACSIASLMMGETVENVARGIDTYSLVQPVGVCVGISPFNFPAMVPLWMFPLAVACGNTFVLKPSEQDPTVPNRLMELLTEAGAPDGLVQVIHGGKPQVEALLDHPDVRAVSFVGSAPVARAIYTRAAANGKRVQALAGAKNHLVILPDADKDQAIASLVGATCGAAGQRCMAISAAVLVGEAADWLDDLKDAMAAVRPGPWDDASAAYGPQITRAARERILGYIDRGKAEGARCVLDGAGCTVDGYPDGNWVGPTLFADVNPEMSIYREEIFGPVLVTSRTETLDDAIVLVNGNPYGNGVSLFTSSGGAARRFQREIEVGQVGINVPIPVPLPFFSFTGWKDSFFGDQHVYGKQAVRFYTETKTVTARWFDDTPVDRPNMTIRLR, from the coding sequence TTGAAACTCAAGCTCTTTGTGAACGGTCGCCTGGTCGACAGCCGCGCGAGCGGCATCGACGTGACCGATCCCGCCACGCAGGAAGTCATCTGCGAGGTTCCGTTCGCCACCACCGACGAGGTGGACGACGCGGTCCAGGGCGCGAAGGCGGCGTTCCGGACCTGGCGCGACGTGCCGACGCCCGAGCGCGCGCGGCTGCTGTTCGCCTACCAGGACATCCTGAAGAAGAATCAGGACGACATCGCCCGCCTGCTCTGCCGCGATACCGGCAAGACCTGGGAGGATGCGCGCGGCGAAGTGTGGCGCGGCATCGAGGTCGTGGAGCACGCCTGCAGCATCGCCTCGCTGATGATGGGCGAGACGGTGGAGAACGTCGCCCGGGGCATCGACACCTACAGCCTCGTGCAGCCCGTCGGGGTCTGCGTCGGCATCTCCCCGTTCAACTTCCCCGCCATGGTGCCCCTGTGGATGTTTCCGCTCGCCGTCGCCTGCGGCAACACGTTCGTGCTGAAACCGTCCGAGCAGGATCCGACGGTCCCCAACCGGCTGATGGAGCTCCTCACCGAAGCCGGCGCCCCGGACGGGCTGGTGCAGGTGATCCATGGCGGCAAGCCGCAGGTCGAGGCCCTGCTGGACCATCCGGACGTGCGCGCCGTCAGCTTCGTCGGCTCGGCGCCTGTCGCCAGGGCCATCTACACCCGCGCCGCCGCGAACGGAAAGCGGGTCCAGGCGCTCGCCGGCGCCAAGAACCACCTCGTGATCCTCCCCGACGCCGACAAGGACCAGGCCATCGCCAGCCTCGTCGGCGCCACCTGCGGCGCCGCCGGCCAGCGCTGCATGGCGATCAGCGCCGCCGTGCTGGTGGGCGAGGCGGCGGACTGGCTCGACGACCTGAAGGACGCCATGGCCGCGGTACGTCCCGGCCCCTGGGACGATGCGAGCGCTGCCTACGGCCCGCAGATCACCCGCGCCGCCCGGGAGCGCATCCTCGGCTACATCGACCGGGGCAAGGCCGAGGGAGCGCGGTGCGTGCTCGACGGCGCCGGCTGCACGGTGGATGGCTATCCCGACGGCAACTGGGTCGGCCCGACGCTCTTCGCCGACGTCAACCCCGAGATGTCGATCTACCGGGAAGAGATCTTCGGCCCGGTGCTGGTCACCTCCCGCACGGAAACGCTGGACGATGCGATTGTGCTGGTCAACGGCAATCCCTACGGCAACGGCGTCTCCCTCTTCACGTCATCGGGCGGCGCCGCGCGCCGGTTCCAGCGCGAGATCGAAGTCGGGCAGGTGGGAATCAACGTGCCGATTCCGGTGCCCTTGCCGTTCTTCTCGTTTACTGGCTGGAAGGACTCCTTCTTCGGCGATCAGCACGTCTACGGCAAGCAGGCGGTCCGGTTCTACACGGAAACGAAGACCGTCACCGCGCGCTGGTTCGACGACACGCCGGTCGATCGCCCCAACATGACCATCCGGTTGCGATAG
- a CDS encoding SDR family oxidoreductase, with amino-acid sequence MDLHLTDRVALVTGSSRGLGFASARALAAEGARVAICARGADRLSAAAAELRQVASAVGRGADRVIAIEADLATESGIATVIDRTVDAFGGLDILVNNVGRAAGGGIAEATDDDWRAALDQTLWPAIRASRRAVPHLRARGGGVVIMIASIWGRESGGRMTYNAVKAAEISLAKSMAQELAPEQIRVVSVCPGSISFPGGSWHRRQQEDPEGMAAFVRAQLPFGRFGRAEEVGDVVAFLASDRASWVSGAAVTVDGCQSRSLI; translated from the coding sequence ATGGATCTGCACCTGACCGACCGCGTGGCGCTGGTGACCGGATCGAGCCGCGGACTCGGCTTCGCGTCTGCCCGCGCCCTCGCCGCGGAGGGAGCCCGGGTCGCGATCTGCGCGCGAGGCGCGGATCGGCTCAGTGCGGCGGCTGCCGAGCTGCGTCAGGTGGCGAGCGCCGTCGGGCGTGGTGCGGATCGCGTCATCGCGATCGAAGCGGACCTGGCCACCGAATCGGGCATCGCAACCGTCATCGACCGGACCGTCGACGCCTTCGGCGGACTCGACATCCTGGTGAACAACGTCGGCCGTGCGGCAGGTGGGGGCATCGCGGAGGCGACCGACGATGACTGGCGCGCCGCGCTGGACCAGACGCTATGGCCGGCCATCCGCGCGTCGCGCCGCGCGGTTCCGCACCTGCGGGCGCGAGGAGGCGGCGTCGTCATCATGATCGCGTCGATCTGGGGACGCGAATCGGGCGGCCGGATGACCTACAATGCCGTCAAGGCAGCCGAGATCAGCCTCGCGAAGTCGATGGCCCAGGAACTGGCGCCGGAACAGATCCGGGTCGTCAGCGTCTGTCCCGGTTCCATCTCCTTCCCCGGCGGGTCGTGGCACCGCCGGCAGCAGGAAGACCCCGAAGGGATGGCGGCCTTCGTCCGGGCGCAGCTTCCGTTCGGCCGGTTCGGCCGGGCGGAAGAGGTGGGGGACGTCGTCGCGTTCCTCGCGTCCGACCGCGCGAGCTGGGTGAGCGGAGCTGCCGTTACCGTCGACGGCTGCCAGTCGCGGTCTCTGATCTAG